In a genomic window of Bradyrhizobium ontarionense:
- a CDS encoding aspartate aminotransferase family protein, whose product MLDKSPRPAVTVPNDLAAHWMPFTANRAFKKNPRLLAGAKDMHYITVDGRKIIDAAAGMWCCNAGHGRTQIAEAIGKQAAALDYAPPFQFGIPQAFELATRIADLAPAGLDHVFFCNSGSEAADTALKMALAYHQINGQGSRTRLIGRVRGYHGVGFGGTSVGGIVNNRKLFGTLLTGVDHIPATYDREKQAFTKGEPEYGAHFADELENLVNLHGANTIAAVIVEPMAGSTGVIPAPKGYLKRLREITQKHGILLIFDEVITGFGRLGYAFAAERYGVTPDLLTFAKGVTNGAAPMGGVLVRDTIHDAFMSGPEHMVEFTHGYTYSAHPIACAAGLATLDIYRDDKLFEHARAIEPKFADAVMTLKGLPNVLDIRTIGLTAGIDLASLPDAAGKRGYSAMEAAFHDNDLMLRIAGDTLALTPPLIINEDQVGEIVEKVGKVIKAVA is encoded by the coding sequence ATGCTGGACAAGAGCCCCCGCCCCGCCGTTACCGTTCCGAATGATCTTGCCGCGCATTGGATGCCGTTCACTGCGAACCGCGCGTTCAAGAAGAACCCGCGCCTGCTCGCCGGTGCCAAGGACATGCACTACATCACGGTCGACGGCCGCAAGATCATCGATGCCGCCGCCGGCATGTGGTGCTGCAACGCCGGCCACGGCCGCACCCAGATCGCCGAGGCGATCGGCAAGCAGGCCGCAGCGCTCGACTACGCGCCGCCGTTCCAGTTCGGCATTCCCCAGGCGTTCGAGCTGGCTACTCGCATCGCCGACCTCGCGCCGGCCGGCCTCGATCACGTGTTCTTCTGCAACTCCGGCTCGGAGGCCGCAGACACCGCGCTGAAGATGGCGCTCGCCTATCACCAGATCAACGGCCAGGGCAGCCGCACCCGCCTGATCGGCCGCGTCCGCGGCTATCACGGCGTCGGCTTCGGCGGCACCTCGGTCGGCGGCATCGTCAACAACCGCAAGCTGTTCGGCACGCTGCTGACCGGCGTCGATCACATCCCGGCCACCTATGACCGCGAAAAGCAGGCCTTCACCAAGGGCGAGCCGGAGTATGGCGCGCACTTTGCCGACGAGCTCGAGAATCTCGTCAACCTGCACGGTGCCAACACCATCGCCGCCGTCATCGTCGAGCCGATGGCCGGCTCGACCGGCGTGATCCCGGCGCCGAAGGGCTATCTCAAGCGGCTGCGCGAGATCACCCAGAAGCACGGCATCCTCCTGATCTTCGACGAGGTCATCACCGGCTTCGGCCGCCTCGGCTACGCCTTCGCCGCCGAGCGCTACGGCGTGACGCCTGACCTCCTTACTTTTGCCAAGGGCGTCACCAACGGCGCCGCGCCGATGGGCGGCGTGCTGGTGCGCGACACCATCCATGACGCCTTCATGAGCGGCCCGGAGCACATGGTGGAGTTCACCCATGGCTACACCTACTCGGCGCATCCGATCGCGTGCGCCGCAGGTCTCGCCACGCTCGACATCTATCGCGATGACAAGCTGTTCGAACATGCCCGCGCCATCGAGCCGAAATTCGCAGACGCCGTCATGACGCTGAAGGGCCTGCCCAACGTGCTGGATATCCGCACTATCGGTCTCACCGCCGGCATCGACCTTGCCTCGCTGCCGGACGCGGCCGGCAAGCGCGGCTACTCCGCAATGGAGGCGGCGTTCCACGACAACGACCTGATGCTGCGCATCGCCGGTGACACGCTGGCGCTGACCCCGCCTCTGATCATCAACGAGGACCAGGTCGGCGAGATCGTCGAGAAGGTCGGCAAGGTCATCAAGGCCGTGGCGTAA
- the prmB gene encoding 50S ribosomal protein L3 N(5)-glutamine methyltransferase — MAKKVKTAAPRKAPAPKLPKVNAGELVSLLDYLRYAVSGFQEADLVFAHGTTDPVSEAAFLIGEALHLRPDQFETFITARVTAAEGKAILDLITARITTRKPAAYLVNKVYMRGLPFYVDERVIVPRSFIGELLETHFGGAEGDGTSLIDDPLAVDSVLDLCTGSGCLAILASRHFPNAVIDAVDISKDALAVAARNVADYNLSEQISLHRGDLFAPLSQRRYDLIISNPPYVDAEGMAGLPRECRAEPALAFDGGSDGLDIIHRILSQARDHLTAEGGLLCEVGRDRPQIEAAYPDLPLLWLDTEDSEGEVFWITARDLV; from the coding sequence ATGGCGAAGAAGGTCAAGACCGCAGCGCCGCGCAAGGCGCCGGCCCCCAAGCTGCCGAAGGTCAATGCCGGCGAGCTCGTGAGCCTGCTCGACTATCTGCGCTATGCCGTCAGCGGCTTCCAGGAGGCCGACCTGGTGTTCGCGCACGGCACCACCGACCCGGTGTCCGAGGCGGCCTTCCTGATCGGCGAGGCGCTGCATCTGCGCCCCGATCAGTTCGAGACGTTCATCACGGCGCGGGTCACGGCGGCCGAGGGAAAGGCGATCCTCGACCTGATCACGGCCCGAATCACGACGCGCAAGCCGGCAGCCTATCTGGTCAACAAGGTCTACATGCGCGGCCTGCCGTTCTATGTCGACGAGCGCGTCATCGTGCCGCGGTCGTTCATCGGCGAGCTGCTGGAGACGCATTTCGGCGGCGCCGAGGGCGACGGCACTTCGCTGATCGACGATCCCCTCGCGGTCGACAGCGTGCTCGATCTCTGCACCGGCTCCGGCTGCCTCGCCATCCTGGCCAGCCGCCATTTTCCCAACGCCGTGATCGATGCCGTCGACATCTCCAAGGATGCGCTCGCGGTCGCCGCGCGGAACGTCGCCGACTACAACCTCTCGGAGCAGATCTCGCTGCATCGCGGCGACCTGTTCGCGCCGCTCAGCCAGCGACGCTATGACCTGATCATCTCCAATCCGCCCTATGTCGATGCCGAGGGCATGGCCGGACTGCCGAGGGAATGCCGCGCCGAGCCGGCGCTCGCCTTCGACGGCGGCTCCGACGGGCTCGACATCATCCACCGCATCCTCAGCCAGGCCCGCGACCATTTGACCGCCGAGGGCGGGCTGCTCTGCGAGGTCGGCCGCGACCGCCCGCAGATCGAGGCCGCCTACCCCGACCTGCCGCTGCTCTGGCTGGATACCGAGGACTCCGAGGGCGAGGTGTTCTGGATCACGGCGCGGGATCTGGTCTGA
- a CDS encoding molybdenum cofactor biosynthesis protein MoaE → MTAIVTVRVQQEDFDTAGEIAALTRGRIDIGAVVSFSGLCRGNDHDRPITALTLEHYPGMADAEIMRHAEEAMARWPLQGLTVIHRFGRITPGENIVLVVTASSHRQAAFEAAEFLMDYLKTNAPFWKREETEDGGSWVEAKGHDDAAAARWTS, encoded by the coding sequence ATGACCGCGATCGTCACCGTCCGGGTGCAGCAAGAGGATTTCGACACCGCGGGCGAGATCGCAGCGCTCACCCGCGGCCGCATCGACATCGGCGCCGTCGTCAGCTTTTCCGGCCTGTGCCGCGGCAACGACCATGACAGGCCGATCACGGCACTGACGCTCGAGCACTATCCCGGCATGGCGGATGCGGAGATCATGCGCCACGCCGAGGAGGCGATGGCGCGCTGGCCGCTGCAGGGGCTGACGGTAATCCACCGCTTCGGCCGCATCACGCCGGGCGAGAACATCGTGCTGGTGGTCACCGCCTCGAGCCACCGCCAGGCGGCGTTCGAGGCCGCGGAGTTCCTGATGGATTATCTCAAGACCAACGCCCCGTTCTGGAAGCGCGAGGAGACCGAGGACGGCGGCAGCTGGGTCGAGGCCAAGGGCCACGATGACGCCGCCGCGGCGCGCTGGACATCGTGA
- the moaD gene encoding molybdopterin converting factor subunit 1, translating into MKVKYFAWVRERIGKAEEKIEPPDSVRTVGELIAWLAGRGEGYAYAFEKPKVIRAAIDQTHVQPDAAISGAREIAFFPPMTGG; encoded by the coding sequence ATGAAGGTGAAGTATTTCGCCTGGGTGCGTGAACGCATCGGCAAGGCCGAGGAGAAGATCGAGCCGCCGGACAGCGTTCGCACGGTCGGCGAATTGATCGCCTGGCTGGCCGGGCGCGGCGAAGGTTACGCCTATGCGTTCGAGAAGCCGAAGGTGATCCGCGCGGCGATCGACCAGACCCACGTCCAGCCCGACGCCGCGATCTCAGGCGCCCGCGAGATCGCGTTCTTCCCGCCGATGACCGGCGGCTGA
- the pgsA gene encoding CDP-diacylglycerol--glycerol-3-phosphate 3-phosphatidyltransferase: MNIATTRVPSKTSTSLPNILTYTRIAAIPVVVGCIYAQSIMDYPLWLRWVAVAVFIAAGVTDYLDGYYARIWNQQSAFGRMLDPIADKLLVASCLLMLAADNSIHGWTLWAAIVILCREILVSGLREYLAALRVSVPVTKVAKWKTTMQLVAIGFLLAGEAGDLMVSAVSTQVGPLVTQIGLLLLWASAIFTIYTGYDYFRAGIHHLIEEDSR; this comes from the coding sequence ATGAACATTGCGACCACACGCGTGCCCAGCAAGACGTCGACGTCCCTGCCGAACATCCTGACCTATACGCGCATCGCCGCGATACCGGTCGTGGTCGGCTGCATCTACGCCCAGTCCATCATGGACTATCCGCTGTGGCTGCGCTGGGTCGCGGTCGCCGTGTTCATCGCGGCCGGCGTCACCGACTACCTCGACGGCTATTACGCCCGCATCTGGAACCAGCAGTCGGCGTTCGGCCGCATGCTCGACCCGATCGCCGACAAGCTGCTGGTCGCCTCGTGCCTCTTGATGCTGGCGGCCGACAACAGCATCCATGGCTGGACCTTATGGGCCGCGATCGTGATCCTGTGCCGCGAGATCCTGGTCTCGGGTCTGCGCGAATATCTCGCCGCGCTGCGCGTCAGCGTGCCCGTGACAAAGGTCGCGAAATGGAAGACCACCATGCAGCTGGTCGCGATCGGCTTCCTGCTGGCGGGTGAAGCCGGCGACCTCATGGTGTCGGCGGTTTCCACTCAGGTTGGCCCGCTCGTTACCCAGATCGGATTGCTGCTGCTGTGGGCCTCGGCGATCTTCACGATCTATACCGGCTATGACTACTTCCGCGCCGGCATCCACCACCTCATCGAGGAAGACTCGCGATGA
- a CDS encoding GIY-YIG nuclease family protein, with the protein MTPDQRKAAVAAYKERKTAAGIFAVTCAATGERWIGYAQDLSTIQNRLWFTLRQGGHRRGGLQAAWTAHGPEAFGLEVVETLDEETLGYVRDRVFMERQTHWCAVHQAEAI; encoded by the coding sequence ATGACCCCCGACCAGCGCAAGGCGGCTGTCGCCGCCTACAAGGAACGCAAGACCGCAGCCGGCATCTTCGCCGTGACCTGCGCCGCCACGGGCGAGCGCTGGATCGGCTACGCGCAGGACCTGAGCACCATCCAGAACCGCCTCTGGTTCACCCTGCGCCAGGGCGGCCACCGCCGCGGCGGGCTGCAGGCGGCCTGGACCGCACACGGTCCCGAGGCGTTCGGCCTCGAGGTGGTCGAGACACTGGACGAGGAGACCCTCGGCTACGTGCGCGACCGCGTGTTCATGGAGCGTCAGACCCATTGGTGCGCGGTTCACCAGGCTGAGGCGATTTGA
- a CDS encoding quinone oxidoreductase family protein, whose amino-acid sequence MKAAIVQQTGQPPVYGDFADPIAAHGEHLITVTAAAISQITKGRASGTHYSSSGAFPFVPGVDGVGRCENGSRVYFVLPRAPHGGMAEQTVVPRERCLALPDGLDDVTAAAIANPGLSSWAALRERAKLQAGETVLINGATGTAGRLAIQIAKYLGAAKVIATGRNAETLQSLTALGADVIIPLAGDGDALEERFKPQFAEGVDIVLDYLWGDSAERLLIAAAKAGAEARPIRFVQVGSVSGGDITLPSAVLRASAIELIGSGIGSIPLERLIAVTGELLQATIPAGLKIAVDPVPLQDIEQAWRRDDSSKRIVVTMGI is encoded by the coding sequence ATGAAAGCCGCTATCGTCCAGCAAACCGGGCAACCGCCGGTCTACGGCGATTTCGCCGACCCGATCGCTGCTCACGGTGAGCATCTGATCACCGTGACCGCCGCCGCGATCAGCCAGATCACCAAGGGCCGCGCCTCCGGCACGCATTACAGCTCCAGCGGCGCATTTCCCTTCGTGCCCGGGGTCGATGGCGTCGGCCGCTGCGAGAACGGCAGCCGGGTCTATTTCGTGCTTCCCAGGGCTCCTCATGGCGGCATGGCCGAACAGACGGTGGTACCTCGAGAGCGATGCCTCGCTTTGCCCGACGGCCTCGATGACGTCACCGCGGCAGCCATCGCCAATCCCGGCCTGTCGTCCTGGGCGGCGCTGCGCGAGCGCGCAAAACTCCAGGCCGGTGAAACTGTGCTGATCAATGGCGCCACCGGGACGGCTGGGCGGCTCGCGATCCAGATCGCCAAATATCTCGGCGCGGCCAAGGTGATCGCGACCGGGCGCAACGCCGAGACGCTGCAATCACTGACTGCGCTCGGCGCCGACGTCATCATACCCCTGGCGGGCGATGGCGACGCGCTGGAGGAACGCTTCAAGCCTCAATTCGCTGAGGGCGTCGACATCGTGCTCGACTACCTCTGGGGCGATAGCGCCGAGCGGCTGTTGATTGCAGCGGCCAAGGCGGGGGCGGAGGCGAGGCCGATCCGTTTCGTCCAGGTCGGTTCCGTCAGCGGCGGCGACATCACGCTGCCGAGCGCGGTTCTGCGCGCATCGGCCATCGAATTGATAGGCAGCGGCATCGGCAGCATCCCGCTCGAACGCCTGATCGCGGTCACCGGTGAGCTGTTGCAGGCGACCATCCCTGCGGGGCTCAAGATCGCGGTCGATCCCGTGCCGCTGCAAGACATCGAACAGGCCTGGCGCAGGGACGACAGTTCCAAGCGGATCGTGGTCACCATGGGGATTTGA
- a CDS encoding MarR family winged helix-turn-helix transcriptional regulator, whose protein sequence is MPARNNVQNTHISDQLRVLHGALLDIVAVMNRPQRDEVLIREAGIALDRALFPLLVGIERFGPIGVVEMADRVGRDYTTVSRQVGKLESLGLVARQSSAADRRVREAVITPKGKAMTNLVDAARERIGRAIFETWEARDIDELVRLMRKFADAVKEEPRAEA, encoded by the coding sequence ATGCCGGCAAGAAATAATGTGCAAAATACACATATAAGTGACCAGCTCCGCGTCCTGCACGGGGCGCTGCTCGACATCGTCGCCGTGATGAACCGGCCGCAGCGCGACGAGGTGCTGATCAGGGAGGCCGGCATTGCGCTCGATCGCGCGCTGTTTCCGCTGCTGGTGGGAATCGAGCGCTTCGGCCCGATCGGCGTGGTGGAGATGGCCGACCGAGTCGGCCGCGACTACACCACCGTCAGCCGGCAGGTCGGCAAGCTCGAGAGCCTCGGGCTGGTTGCACGGCAGTCCAGCGCCGCGGACCGGCGGGTGCGCGAGGCGGTGATCACGCCGAAGGGCAAGGCCATGACCAACCTCGTCGATGCCGCCCGCGAGCGGATCGGCCGCGCCATCTTCGAAACCTGGGAGGCCCGTGACATCGACGAACTGGTGCGGCTGATGCGGAAGTTCGCCGATGCGGTGAAGGAGGAGCCGCGGGCTGAGGCGTGA
- a CDS encoding ArsR/SmtB family transcription factor, whose amino-acid sequence MPNTGDQLLDRLAALANPHRLRVLAALQSKGRTYVSQLARELGISRPLLHLHLRKLEEAGLVTSRLELSADGKALNYFEVAPFDIVLTPSSIAEAAQTLTIIRPSMKPEGDPHG is encoded by the coding sequence GTGCCGAACACGGGCGATCAACTGCTGGACAGGCTGGCGGCGCTGGCCAACCCGCATCGGCTGCGGGTGCTGGCGGCGCTTCAGAGCAAGGGGCGGACCTATGTCAGCCAGCTCGCGCGAGAGCTCGGCATCAGCCGGCCCCTGCTGCACCTCCATCTCCGCAAGCTCGAAGAGGCGGGACTCGTCACTAGCCGGCTGGAGCTCTCCGCCGACGGCAAGGCGCTGAACTACTTCGAGGTCGCTCCGTTCGACATCGTGCTCACGCCGTCCTCGATCGCCGAGGCGGCGCAGACGCTGACCATCATTCGACCCTCCATGAAACCGGAAGGAGACCCTCATGGCTGA
- a CDS encoding DUF3817 domain-containing protein: MMTPHQRAEELAELRRMRALSLIEGSTLLLLVLVAVPLKHFAGLAIATRIMGPIHGLAFLAYIWMLIQLATSGGWPRAEIIRMTVAALVPFGGFVNARVLARRETRLAAP; this comes from the coding sequence ATGATGACCCCTCACCAGCGGGCGGAGGAATTGGCGGAGCTGAGGCGGATGCGCGCCCTCTCGCTGATCGAAGGCAGCACGTTATTGCTGCTGGTGCTGGTGGCGGTGCCGCTGAAGCACTTTGCCGGCCTGGCCATCGCGACCCGGATCATGGGGCCGATCCATGGCCTCGCTTTCCTGGCCTACATCTGGATGCTGATCCAGCTCGCAACCAGTGGCGGCTGGCCGAGGGCGGAGATCATCCGGATGACGGTGGCCGCGCTCGTGCCGTTCGGTGGCTTCGTCAATGCCCGCGTTCTGGCACGACGCGAGACGCGGCTGGCCGCGCCATGA
- a CDS encoding CopD family protein yields the protein MIYVWLKALHVAAVLCWSGGMLAAAVTIAAHAARADAAGGTAMIETVGRWDRRVTTPAMLIVWGAGLALAMQGAWFGSLWLTVKLGIVVGLSALHGVLAGMLRRLARSDAAVPRWFSHVPPLIAGGATAIAVLVVVKPF from the coding sequence ATGATCTATGTTTGGCTGAAGGCGCTGCACGTCGCGGCCGTGCTGTGCTGGAGCGGCGGGATGCTGGCCGCGGCGGTGACCATCGCTGCGCATGCGGCCAGGGCAGACGCGGCAGGGGGCACGGCAATGATCGAGACCGTCGGCCGCTGGGACCGGCGGGTCACCACGCCGGCCATGCTGATCGTGTGGGGCGCAGGCCTGGCGCTCGCCATGCAGGGCGCATGGTTCGGCTCGCTTTGGCTGACGGTCAAGCTCGGTATCGTGGTCGGGCTGTCCGCGCTGCACGGCGTGCTGGCGGGGATGCTGCGGCGGCTTGCCCGCTCGGACGCGGCGGTGCCGCGCTGGTTCTCTCATGTGCCGCCGCTGATCGCAGGCGGCGCCACGGCGATCGCCGTTCTCGTCGTCGTCAAGCCGTTCTGA
- the uvrC gene encoding excinuclease ABC subunit UvrC, with amino-acid sequence MTTDSSDPPKAPAPASRRGVTADLPPDPIDAPDLDPAAAAADEDDDARLPELTEESLETVGEGPLAVGHAAIENAVRLAPTSPGVYRMLNAASDVLYVGKAKNVKKRLSSYARANAPLPARILRMIAATVNVEIISTGTETEALLLEANLIKQLKPRFNVQLRDDKSFPYILITGDHWAPQILKHRGAQSRPGRYFGPFASAGAVNRTITALQRAFLIRSCTDSFFESRTRPCLLHQIRRCAGPCTQEIDFPGYTELVREATDFLSGRSQAVKALLATEMETASAELEFETAAVYRDRLAALSAISSQQGINPRTVEEADVFAIHQEGGYSCVEVFFFRTGQNWGNRAYFPRAEKSYLPEEVLSAFITQFYDDKPPPKLVLLSHEIDEVELLSEALSVKAGHKVEVSTPKRGEKKDLVTHALTNAREALGRKLADTATQSRLLEAMTATLALPQIPKRIEVYDNSHIQGTNAVGAMIVAGPDGFMKNQYRKFNIKSEGLTPGDDYAMMKEVLQRRFKRLVSPSEKDNARAAKEDDVPQWPDLVIIDGGRGQLNAVREIFTELGVTNVALMSVAKGPDRDAGRETLFIPEREAIKLEPRDPVLYFIQRLRDEAHRFVIGSHRKLRKKDIREAGLQEIPGIGPSRKRALLHHFGTLKEIERASIADLGKVPGVSAESARKIFEYFHSNAG; translated from the coding sequence ATGACCACCGATAGCTCCGATCCACCCAAGGCGCCGGCGCCCGCAAGCCGGCGCGGCGTCACCGCCGACCTGCCACCCGACCCGATCGACGCCCCGGATCTCGATCCGGCAGCCGCGGCTGCCGACGAGGACGATGACGCACGCCTGCCGGAGCTGACCGAGGAGAGCCTGGAGACGGTCGGCGAAGGCCCGCTCGCGGTCGGCCATGCCGCCATCGAGAATGCCGTACGGCTCGCGCCGACCTCGCCCGGCGTCTACCGCATGCTCAATGCGGCCAGCGACGTGCTCTATGTCGGCAAGGCCAAGAACGTCAAAAAGCGCTTGTCGTCGTATGCCCGGGCCAATGCGCCGCTGCCGGCGCGCATCCTGCGCATGATCGCGGCGACCGTGAACGTCGAGATCATCTCCACCGGGACGGAGACCGAGGCGCTGCTGCTGGAAGCCAATCTCATCAAGCAGCTCAAGCCGCGCTTCAACGTGCAGCTGCGCGACGACAAGTCGTTCCCCTACATCCTCATCACCGGAGACCATTGGGCGCCGCAGATCCTCAAGCACCGCGGCGCGCAGTCGCGCCCCGGGCGCTATTTCGGTCCGTTCGCCTCGGCCGGCGCGGTCAACCGCACCATCACGGCACTGCAGCGCGCGTTCCTGATCCGCTCCTGCACCGATTCGTTCTTCGAGAGCCGCACCCGCCCCTGCCTGCTGCACCAGATCCGCCGCTGCGCCGGGCCCTGCACCCAGGAGATCGATTTCCCCGGCTATACCGAGCTGGTGCGCGAGGCCACCGACTTCCTGTCCGGACGCAGCCAAGCAGTGAAGGCGCTGCTGGCCACCGAGATGGAGACGGCGTCAGCCGAGCTCGAATTCGAGACCGCCGCCGTCTATCGCGACCGCCTCGCCGCGCTGTCGGCGATCTCGTCGCAGCAGGGCATCAACCCGCGCACGGTCGAGGAGGCCGACGTGTTCGCGATCCACCAGGAGGGCGGCTATTCCTGCGTCGAGGTGTTCTTCTTCCGCACCGGCCAGAACTGGGGCAACCGCGCCTATTTTCCGCGCGCGGAAAAGAGCTACCTGCCGGAAGAAGTGCTGTCCGCCTTCATCACGCAGTTCTACGACGACAAGCCACCGCCCAAGCTGGTCCTGCTGTCGCACGAGATCGACGAGGTCGAGCTGTTGTCCGAGGCGCTGTCGGTGAAGGCCGGCCACAAGGTCGAGGTCTCCACGCCGAAGCGCGGCGAGAAGAAGGACCTGGTGACGCATGCGCTGACCAACGCCCGCGAGGCGCTGGGGCGCAAGCTCGCGGACACCGCGACCCAGAGCCGGCTGCTGGAGGCGATGACCGCGACGCTCGCTCTGCCGCAGATCCCGAAGCGCATCGAGGTCTACGACAACAGCCACATCCAGGGCACCAACGCGGTCGGCGCGATGATCGTCGCCGGCCCCGATGGCTTCATGAAGAACCAGTACCGCAAGTTCAACATCAAGTCGGAGGGCCTGACGCCCGGCGACGACTACGCGATGATGAAGGAGGTGCTGCAGCGCCGGTTCAAGCGGCTGGTCTCACCGTCGGAGAAGGATAACGCGCGCGCCGCCAAGGAGGACGACGTGCCGCAATGGCCCGACCTCGTCATCATCGACGGCGGCCGCGGCCAGCTCAACGCCGTCCGCGAGATCTTCACCGAGCTCGGCGTCACCAACGTCGCGCTGATGTCGGTCGCCAAGGGCCCGGATCGCGACGCCGGCCGCGAGACGCTGTTCATCCCGGAGCGCGAGGCGATCAAGCTCGAGCCGCGCGACCCCGTGCTGTATTTCATCCAGCGCCTGCGCGACGAGGCGCATCGCTTCGTGATCGGCTCGCACCGCAAGCTGCGCAAGAAGGACATCCGCGAGGCCGGCCTGCAGGAGATCCCGGGCATCGGCCCGTCGCGCAAGCGCGCGCTGCTGCACCATTTCGGCACCTTGAAGGAAATCGAGCGCGCCTCGATCGCCGATCTCGGCAAGGTGCCCGGCGTCAGCGCGGAAAGCGCGCGGAAGATTTTTGAATACTTCCACAGCAACGCCGGCTGA
- a CDS encoding outer membrane protein, with protein sequence MRRLVVGAGVGAALGSAVFGSAVFGSVVLGSVSAQAADLNYAPRAPYTVSQPLNAYSWAGPYLGGTLGYEWGTVGNNPTKPSGLIGGVTAGYNWQTGPWVFGAEGDINLSGANDTFAPWKFSNPWFGTLRGRAGYAFNNILFYGTGGLAFGSLRAETFGLSESHTTVGWTLGVGTEFGLAQNWTAKIEYLYVDLDSSNFVITGAKNDYRFGLVRAGINFHF encoded by the coding sequence ATGAGACGGTTGGTTGTCGGCGCGGGCGTGGGAGCGGCTTTGGGATCCGCAGTCTTCGGGTCTGCAGTCTTCGGGTCTGTAGTCTTGGGATCGGTGTCGGCGCAGGCGGCTGATCTCAACTATGCGCCCCGCGCACCCTATACCGTGAGCCAGCCGCTCAATGCCTACAGCTGGGCGGGGCCCTACCTCGGCGGCACGCTGGGCTATGAATGGGGCACGGTCGGCAACAACCCGACCAAGCCGTCCGGCCTGATCGGCGGGGTGACCGCGGGCTACAACTGGCAGACCGGTCCGTGGGTGTTCGGCGCCGAGGGCGACATCAACCTCAGCGGCGCCAATGACACCTTCGCGCCGTGGAAGTTCTCGAACCCCTGGTTCGGGACCCTGCGCGGCCGCGCCGGCTACGCCTTCAACAACATCCTGTTCTACGGCACCGGCGGTCTCGCCTTCGGCTCGTTGCGCGCCGAGACTTTCGGCTTGTCGGAATCCCACACCACGGTCGGCTGGACGCTCGGCGTCGGCACCGAGTTCGGCCTGGCGCAGAACTGGACCGCCAAGATCGAGTATCTCTATGTCGATCTCGACAGCAGCAATTTCGTGATCACGGGGGCGAAGAACGACTATCGCTTTGGATTGGTGCGCGCAGGCATCAACTTCCATTTCTGA
- a CDS encoding cold-shock protein, with translation MAMTGTVKFFNGERGYGFIKPDDGGRDVFVHITAVERAGLKDLTEGQRISFEVEPDKKGKGPKAVNLVLSS, from the coding sequence ATGGCCATGACTGGGACGGTCAAATTCTTCAATGGCGAGCGCGGCTACGGCTTCATCAAGCCGGATGACGGTGGACGCGACGTGTTCGTGCACATCACGGCGGTGGAGCGCGCAGGCCTGAAGGATCTGACAGAGGGACAGCGTATCAGCTTCGAGGTCGAGCCAGACAAGAAGGGCAAGGGTCCCAAAGCGGTGAACCTCGTTCTGTCGTCGTAG